The following proteins are encoded in a genomic region of Pungitius pungitius chromosome 19, fPunPun2.1, whole genome shotgun sequence:
- the eci2 gene encoding enoyl-CoA delta isomerase 2, mitochondrial isoform X1, whose translation MAGVALRCSAPWRFVQLRRFSRTPSLTFHTSASPMMGATEEQFEQARSRMSSLKTDPGNDVKLQIYALFKQATQGPCNTPKPGMLDFVNKVKWEAWRSLGAVPQDEARQKYCDLIGSLVAAEGGKAANGAAVPAGSGPAYETLQVTTEDDITTIKLNRPAKKNAITTEMYNDIIEALNQAAKDDSVLTVFTGAGDFYCSGNDLSNFTNIPEGGVQEQARRGGELLRKYVKAYIDFPKPLVAVVNGPAVGISVTLLGLFDLVYATDQASFHTPFSQLGQSAEGCSSYTFPKIMGPAKASEMLLFNKKLSAVQACELGLVTEVFPDSSFQSEVWTRLKAYAKLPPNSLSLSKQLIRSTEKTLLHQVNDAEVERLMERWTSDECFNAVMSFFQAKARL comes from the exons ATGGCCGGGGTCGCCCTCAGGTGTTCGGCTCCCTGGCGCTTTGTCCAGCTAAGAAG ATTCTCCAGGACTCCCAGTCTGACGTTCCACACCTCCGCCTCTCCGATGATGG GAGCCACGGAGGAGCAGTTTGAGCAGGCCAGGAGCAGAATGTCCTCTCTGAAGACGGACCCGGGCAACGACGTCAAGCTGCAGATCTACGCTCTGTTCAAACAG gcCACTCAGGGTCCCTGCAACACCCCCAAACCCGGGATGCTGGACTTCGTCAACAAGGTGAAATGGGAGGCGTGGAGGTCTCTGGGTGCCGTACCACAG GATGAAGCCCGGCAGAAATACTGCGACCTGATTGGCTCCCTGGTGGCGGCGGAAGGTGGAAAAGCTGCCAACGGCGCTGCAGTGCCTGCTGGGAGCGGCCCGGCATACGAGACGCTGCAGGTCACTACGgaggatgacatcaccaccatCAAGCTGAACCGCCCGGCCAAGAAGAACGCCATCACCACTGAg ATGTACAACGACATCATCGAGGCTCTGAATCAGGCAGCCAAAGACGACTCGGTCCTCACAGTCTTcactg GTGCCGGAGATTTCTACTGCAGCGGAAACGACCTCTCCAACTTCACCAACATCCCcgaggggggggtgcaggagcaggcccgtcgggggggggagctgctgaG GAAGTACGTGAAGGCCTACATCGACTTCCCCAAGCCGCTGGTTGCCGTGGTGAACGGACCGGCTGTAGGAATCTCTGTCACACTGTTGGGACTGTTTGACCTGGTGTACGCTACggaccag GCCTCCTTCCACACTCCCTTCAGTCAGCTGGGTCAGAGCGCCGAGGGCTGCTCCTCCTACACCTTCCCCAAGATAATGGGCCCCGCCaag gccagcGAGATGCTGCTGTTCAATAAGAAGCTGTCTGCGGTTCAGGCCTGTGAACTGGGTCTGGTCACCGAGGTTTTCCCTGACAGCAGCTTCCAGTCGGAGGTCTGGACCCGACTGAAGGCCTACGCCAAGCTGCCCCCCAac TCCCTGTCGTTGTCCAAGCAGCTGATCCGGTCCACAGAGAAGACCCTTCTCCACCAGGTGAACGATGCTGAGGTGGAGCGCCTGATGGAGCGATGGACCTCCGACGAGTGCTTCAACGCCGTCATGAGCTTCTTCCAGGCCAAGGCCCGACTGTGA
- the eci2 gene encoding enoyl-CoA delta isomerase 2, mitochondrial isoform X2 has translation MMGATEEQFEQARSRMSSLKTDPGNDVKLQIYALFKQATQGPCNTPKPGMLDFVNKVKWEAWRSLGAVPQDEARQKYCDLIGSLVAAEGGKAANGAAVPAGSGPAYETLQVTTEDDITTIKLNRPAKKNAITTEMYNDIIEALNQAAKDDSVLTVFTGAGDFYCSGNDLSNFTNIPEGGVQEQARRGGELLRKYVKAYIDFPKPLVAVVNGPAVGISVTLLGLFDLVYATDQASFHTPFSQLGQSAEGCSSYTFPKIMGPAKASEMLLFNKKLSAVQACELGLVTEVFPDSSFQSEVWTRLKAYAKLPPNSLSLSKQLIRSTEKTLLHQVNDAEVERLMERWTSDECFNAVMSFFQAKARL, from the exons ATGATGG GAGCCACGGAGGAGCAGTTTGAGCAGGCCAGGAGCAGAATGTCCTCTCTGAAGACGGACCCGGGCAACGACGTCAAGCTGCAGATCTACGCTCTGTTCAAACAG gcCACTCAGGGTCCCTGCAACACCCCCAAACCCGGGATGCTGGACTTCGTCAACAAGGTGAAATGGGAGGCGTGGAGGTCTCTGGGTGCCGTACCACAG GATGAAGCCCGGCAGAAATACTGCGACCTGATTGGCTCCCTGGTGGCGGCGGAAGGTGGAAAAGCTGCCAACGGCGCTGCAGTGCCTGCTGGGAGCGGCCCGGCATACGAGACGCTGCAGGTCACTACGgaggatgacatcaccaccatCAAGCTGAACCGCCCGGCCAAGAAGAACGCCATCACCACTGAg ATGTACAACGACATCATCGAGGCTCTGAATCAGGCAGCCAAAGACGACTCGGTCCTCACAGTCTTcactg GTGCCGGAGATTTCTACTGCAGCGGAAACGACCTCTCCAACTTCACCAACATCCCcgaggggggggtgcaggagcaggcccgtcgggggggggagctgctgaG GAAGTACGTGAAGGCCTACATCGACTTCCCCAAGCCGCTGGTTGCCGTGGTGAACGGACCGGCTGTAGGAATCTCTGTCACACTGTTGGGACTGTTTGACCTGGTGTACGCTACggaccag GCCTCCTTCCACACTCCCTTCAGTCAGCTGGGTCAGAGCGCCGAGGGCTGCTCCTCCTACACCTTCCCCAAGATAATGGGCCCCGCCaag gccagcGAGATGCTGCTGTTCAATAAGAAGCTGTCTGCGGTTCAGGCCTGTGAACTGGGTCTGGTCACCGAGGTTTTCCCTGACAGCAGCTTCCAGTCGGAGGTCTGGACCCGACTGAAGGCCTACGCCAAGCTGCCCCCCAac TCCCTGTCGTTGTCCAAGCAGCTGATCCGGTCCACAGAGAAGACCCTTCTCCACCAGGTGAACGATGCTGAGGTGGAGCGCCTGATGGAGCGATGGACCTCCGACGAGTGCTTCAACGCCGTCATGAGCTTCTTCCAGGCCAAGGCCCGACTGTGA